From the Synechococcus sp. KORDI-49 genome, the window TGAGCCGGGATCATCTGGAGGCTCTTCAGGTTCGTCTGCAGGGCTGGGGTTACGCGCCGATTGCGGTTTCTTCCAGGACTGATGAGGGGCTCGACCGGGTGCGGCAGAGACTCTCAGCCTCGCCGCTGACGGTCGTGTGCGGTCCTTCCGGTGTTGGCAAGAGCAGCTTGCTGAATCGACTGATGCCGCATCTGGCGTTGCGGGTCGGAGCTGTGTCCGGACGACTGCAGCGGGGTCGTCACACCACTCGGCACGTGGAGCTGTTTCCTCTGGCTGAGGGATGTCGCGTTGCGGACACCCCAGGGTTCAATCGACCGGATCTGCCGGATGAACCGAGGGAGTTCGCCCTGCTGTTTCCTGAGTTGCGTCACCAGCTGGATCCCTGGCCCTGTCGCTTCCGCGACTGCCTGCATCGGGCTGAGCCCGGCTGTGGCATCCGGAGGGATTGGGAACGTTATGACCTCTACACAACAGGGCTGGAGGAACTCTCGAAGCTCAGCCGCTCATCCCGGGCAGGTTGAGGTTGAGTCCTCCTGTGAGGTCCTCCATCCGCTGCTTCATCGTGGCGGTTGAGGCGTCGTAGGCCGCCTGCAGGGCTTCCAGGGTGGCGGCTTCGCAGGCGTCCTGACCCTCCTGGAGAAGCGCCGGATC encodes:
- the rsgA gene encoding ribosome small subunit-dependent GTPase A — translated: MSDATGIVVALQANYLEVELDSAPEGVPPRLLCTRRTRLSHRGEVVHVGDRVVVEAIDSVQGRAVVARVDARSSLLSRPPVANASTVVVALAVEQPGFDPDQASRFLLTAERTGLAVELLLTKADLVSRDHLEALQVRLQGWGYAPIAVSSRTDEGLDRVRQRLSASPLTVVCGPSGVGKSSLLNRLMPHLALRVGAVSGRLQRGRHTTRHVELFPLAEGCRVADTPGFNRPDLPDEPREFALLFPELRHQLDPWPCRFRDCLHRAEPGCGIRRDWERYDLYTTGLEELSKLSRSSRAG